One region of Roseimicrobium gellanilyticum genomic DNA includes:
- the hemB gene encoding porphobilinogen synthase, with the protein MLNLPIRPRRNRRTAAIRDLVRETELTPSHLIYPLFVHAGSEEQPIESMPGCTRWTVDGLLKEAAEAHALGVPAVVLFPAISDRLKTRDASEAWNAKGLVPRAIRALKKDLPTLTVITDVALDPYNADGHDGLVSDDGRILNDETVEALCKQALCHADAGADIVSPSDMMDGRVAALRSALDAADYADVGILSYTAKYASACYGPFRGALDSAPKFGDKKTYQMDYGNAREAEREAALDEAEGADMLMVKPATLYLDIIHRLRTRTTLPIAAYHVSGEYLMIKAASASGWLDEKKMVLETLTGIRRAGADMILTYFAKDVAKWHAQKQ; encoded by the coding sequence TTGCTCAACCTGCCCATCCGCCCCAGACGCAACCGTCGTACCGCTGCCATCCGCGACCTCGTGCGCGAGACCGAGCTGACGCCGTCTCATCTGATTTACCCGCTCTTTGTGCACGCAGGTTCTGAGGAGCAGCCCATTGAGTCCATGCCCGGCTGCACCCGGTGGACCGTGGATGGACTGTTGAAGGAAGCTGCCGAGGCGCACGCCTTGGGAGTCCCCGCCGTGGTGCTCTTCCCCGCCATCTCGGACCGGCTGAAGACCCGGGATGCCAGCGAGGCCTGGAATGCCAAGGGCCTCGTCCCGCGAGCCATCCGCGCCCTGAAGAAGGACCTTCCCACACTCACGGTCATCACCGACGTGGCGCTGGACCCCTACAACGCCGACGGCCACGATGGCCTGGTGTCCGATGACGGTCGCATCCTCAATGACGAAACGGTGGAGGCCCTCTGCAAGCAGGCCCTCTGCCACGCCGACGCAGGAGCGGACATCGTCTCCCCCAGCGACATGATGGATGGCCGCGTGGCCGCCCTGCGTAGTGCCCTGGACGCGGCGGACTACGCCGACGTGGGCATCCTCTCCTACACGGCGAAGTACGCCAGCGCGTGCTACGGCCCCTTCCGCGGAGCTCTCGATTCCGCACCAAAGTTCGGCGACAAGAAGACCTACCAGATGGACTATGGCAACGCCCGCGAAGCCGAGCGCGAGGCCGCCCTGGATGAAGCAGAGGGCGCGGACATGCTCATGGTAAAGCCTGCGACGCTGTACCTTGATATCATCCACCGCCTGCGCACCCGGACCACACTCCCCATCGCAGCCTACCACGTGAGCGGAGAGTACCTCATGATCAAAGCGGCGTCCGCGAGCGGCTGGCTGGATGAGAAGAAGATGGTGCTGGAAACTCTCACCGGCATCCGCCGTGCGGGAGCAGACATGATCCTGACCTACTTCGCCAAAGACGTGGCGAAGTGGCATGCCCAAAAGCAATAG
- a CDS encoding alpha/beta hydrolase yields the protein MKFPLALLGLLSLSISITLSAAPPEPITLKLWPSGTPSPMPVKSEATAKLIQSYGGATPTRLTDISDPTITVYRPEKPNGASVVVAPGGGFMFLSYSFEGTQVCEWLNRIGVTGVLLKYRTPTRDDTEHFTLPVQDAQRAIGLVRKHATEWGLDPKRVGLLGFSAGANLAGHAAWDRGTRTYPQSPELDDARGPDFLVFIYGGGFLDKQDKTKFRPGFSVPADAPPAFFLVAHDDKANPIETTMLYLEYKKQNLPAEIHICTKGGHGFGMRAAGNPINDWPRRCADWMRSMGWLQSH from the coding sequence ATGAAGTTCCCCTTGGCCCTCCTCGGCCTTCTCTCTCTGAGCATCAGCATCACCTTGAGCGCGGCTCCGCCCGAGCCCATCACCCTGAAGCTCTGGCCGAGTGGCACACCCTCACCCATGCCGGTGAAATCCGAAGCCACAGCAAAGCTCATCCAATCCTACGGCGGTGCCACACCCACACGCCTCACAGACATCAGCGATCCCACCATCACGGTGTATCGACCGGAGAAACCCAATGGCGCCTCCGTGGTGGTCGCACCCGGTGGCGGGTTCATGTTCCTCTCCTACTCCTTCGAAGGCACCCAGGTGTGCGAGTGGCTCAACCGCATCGGCGTCACAGGGGTGCTGCTGAAGTACCGCACACCCACGCGTGACGACACCGAGCACTTTACCCTGCCCGTGCAGGACGCGCAACGCGCCATCGGCCTGGTGCGCAAGCACGCCACCGAGTGGGGACTGGACCCCAAGCGCGTGGGACTCCTCGGCTTCTCCGCCGGAGCGAATCTCGCCGGTCACGCCGCTTGGGATCGCGGCACTCGTACCTACCCGCAATCTCCCGAGCTCGATGATGCACGCGGTCCCGACTTCCTCGTCTTCATCTACGGAGGCGGCTTCCTTGACAAGCAGGACAAGACCAAGTTCCGCCCCGGCTTCAGCGTGCCCGCAGATGCACCGCCCGCCTTCTTCCTCGTCGCACACGATGACAAGGCCAATCCCATCGAGACCACCATGCTCTACCTGGAGTACAAGAAGCAGAACCTGCCTGCGGAGATTCACATCTGCACCAAGGGCGGCCACGGCTTCGGCATGCGCGCTGCGGGCAATCCCATCAATGACTGGCCGCGACGCTGCGCCGACTGGATGCGCAGCATGGGATGGCTACAATCCCATTGA
- a CDS encoding CHAT domain-containing protein: MMVLLLVVLTGAVQAVEEDEQPLLLKVPTEVPQPPQPPPAAQAKPLPPPAPKPLPVPADTPSPTSPSQFLQLPRQQQQFPIPEPGEVQSPRLPGQEITQEINALLADGKVGQAIAGAEAEVRRAVAVSADWQMELAALSALASARMASASVTPRELYSGEELLGRGLEILKHHPEVDAYWVAEIHGKLAWVAMNRQQFGVAGMHLLQAVHASLERPDRLSEQWELCRAFTSLCEFSGSLADLTLKEQFIKVLLKTVQSATVPDDLRMVTPMDLWAEHQETIRIKDYAGAASTRRAILDIIAKHSAVDERLPTQLLALADLLSLHLHQPKEAEEHYRLALEAELMLPGLNKRQAEIRDGLARLTGYQLEKAGEHLTHTEESWKIWKKVGSLNDLGCRQAQERLAGLLATRKHADRAEPLYTELLEWHRKQAPQAAASESAPVSMLLQERESVLQDACRFFVDVAERPQIALECYQELLELQGRQQEAGQPERMRTLVAMAGLLQKLGRSEEANRSITGVLQDLEKKAAQHPESFDATAARHMAQFHTVLGRGYSHDGADEASQEQGMRHFQMATALRRDLLRTSAGKDAAASEDRREVVWSLVDQARAFEHRGNVAAAEEHFRRALAFAGNKQGNPGWKDAAQALATFLAGERRHTESVAVLRKILEGQPEGEALEARQQRRVVLQELYRELDRAGDDEGALVVLAQMDRNSWNTPWRVEEEEFVAIREARIKLRKRHMEAAWAQMLETLEKRRERQDEAGLLELLEEMIPVAILQKDGVSTEQFMEERMGLLRKQEAGAGPLQATLLEHAGLWLFSGDSQRALEAIQASQALGPVAQSTTTPQTRAILASGAMLEMFTLAQRKDMTGARAACENLVRYTAGTPHEQMVKEFQAKLATTPDAMEPFQNVALLAVLHDRAAAGRRLLECAVALCEERHGSTAAASILLREQLGQLCLRLGEHGAAIAHYEIAWSSLKDSAAMAVQARKGVVLQNLITLRARSGDWPSAEKHAREMLDLITAVAGAQVVGTSQLHLQLAECAGRRGDREVAATRMLEALRVLELGMADVMHSGTEQEVLHYAAQRRSAFDLVARYGSAEAIAGALVRQKGVLLDSLLQDSQMAPASGDLSAQPLLGRVEVARSALSTMARNAAAITLETPYADAQALLQDLEKRREDMADAESSFMTLLGGTNWKRRALSTSLADVREGMPEGAVLLDFYRHREPGGLEYFSVSILPKKGVVKQVRLAEAGLVEELIRLYHQVIQHHTNEATAAQVLAALGQVVVGQALANLEHPPAMLILCPDDALQMVSFPTLLLEPDGRFLSELMPLRQVTAARDLALLPPAGPPATPIEARAGTNADAGSLEKKLRDEVKASPVLQVRAPLFFLPSASQREEVMGDAGHAGNPSWRSGLLLSSADDTLTAWKESLRVAASAGESDASTEPEVEDGIFAASEIATLDLRKTKLVTVPACLSRVDLLQPESGADDLLALQRAFTLAGAEQSLLALWPVEDKAATAEFMSDLQKKLQASGVMEQGSAGEVDVAVLLQEVQREWLVRLRGEKDGGLVKAVSTAGPFVMMQGVRARR; this comes from the coding sequence ATGATGGTGCTGCTGCTCGTGGTATTGACGGGTGCAGTGCAGGCCGTTGAAGAGGACGAGCAGCCCCTGCTGCTGAAAGTGCCCACCGAGGTGCCGCAGCCGCCGCAGCCGCCGCCGGCGGCGCAGGCGAAACCCCTGCCTCCACCGGCACCCAAGCCGCTCCCGGTGCCTGCCGACACACCGTCGCCCACTTCTCCTTCGCAGTTCCTCCAGCTACCCCGTCAGCAGCAGCAGTTTCCCATTCCGGAGCCCGGCGAAGTGCAATCGCCTCGACTTCCCGGGCAGGAGATCACTCAGGAAATCAACGCTCTCCTTGCCGATGGCAAGGTTGGCCAGGCCATCGCGGGGGCGGAGGCGGAAGTGCGCCGGGCGGTGGCGGTGTCGGCGGACTGGCAAATGGAGCTCGCGGCGCTCTCCGCGCTGGCGAGTGCCCGCATGGCCAGCGCGAGCGTCACGCCACGGGAGCTGTACTCAGGGGAGGAGTTGCTTGGTCGCGGGCTGGAGATTCTGAAACACCATCCGGAGGTGGATGCCTACTGGGTGGCGGAGATCCACGGCAAGCTGGCGTGGGTGGCGATGAACCGGCAGCAGTTTGGTGTCGCCGGCATGCATCTGCTGCAGGCGGTGCATGCAAGTCTGGAGAGGCCGGACAGGCTCAGCGAGCAGTGGGAGCTGTGCCGGGCCTTCACTTCACTGTGTGAATTCTCCGGCAGTCTGGCGGATCTCACGCTGAAGGAGCAATTCATCAAGGTCCTGCTGAAAACGGTGCAGTCCGCCACGGTCCCAGATGACCTGCGCATGGTCACCCCGATGGACCTCTGGGCGGAGCATCAGGAGACCATCCGTATCAAGGACTATGCGGGAGCGGCGAGCACCCGGCGCGCCATCCTGGATATCATCGCCAAACACAGTGCGGTAGACGAGCGTCTCCCCACCCAGCTCCTGGCGTTGGCCGATTTGCTCAGCCTGCATCTCCATCAGCCGAAGGAGGCGGAGGAGCACTATCGCCTGGCGCTCGAGGCGGAGCTGATGCTGCCTGGCCTGAACAAACGCCAGGCGGAGATTCGCGACGGGCTTGCCAGACTCACCGGGTATCAGCTTGAGAAGGCCGGCGAGCATCTCACCCACACGGAGGAGTCGTGGAAAATCTGGAAGAAGGTGGGCTCACTGAATGACCTGGGGTGCCGTCAGGCGCAGGAGCGGCTGGCCGGGCTGCTCGCTACCAGGAAGCATGCGGATCGCGCAGAGCCTTTGTATACGGAGTTGCTGGAGTGGCATCGCAAGCAGGCCCCGCAGGCGGCGGCGTCGGAGTCCGCGCCGGTCAGCATGCTGCTGCAGGAGCGCGAGTCGGTGCTGCAGGATGCGTGTCGCTTTTTTGTGGATGTGGCCGAGAGACCGCAGATTGCCCTCGAGTGCTATCAAGAGCTGCTCGAACTCCAGGGGCGGCAGCAGGAGGCGGGGCAGCCGGAGCGCATGCGCACGCTCGTGGCCATGGCGGGGCTGCTGCAAAAGCTGGGCCGCAGTGAAGAGGCCAACCGCAGCATTACCGGCGTCCTGCAAGACTTGGAAAAAAAAGCGGCGCAGCATCCGGAGAGTTTTGATGCGACGGCCGCGCGGCACATGGCGCAATTCCACACAGTGCTGGGTCGTGGCTACAGTCATGACGGTGCGGATGAGGCCTCGCAGGAGCAAGGCATGCGGCATTTCCAAATGGCCACTGCATTGCGCCGTGACTTGCTGCGCACCAGTGCGGGGAAGGATGCGGCGGCCTCTGAGGATCGTCGCGAGGTGGTATGGAGTCTGGTGGACCAGGCGCGCGCCTTTGAGCACCGCGGGAATGTGGCGGCTGCGGAAGAACATTTCCGCAGGGCGCTGGCCTTTGCCGGGAACAAGCAGGGCAATCCCGGTTGGAAGGATGCGGCGCAGGCGCTGGCCACATTCCTGGCAGGCGAGCGACGCCACACGGAATCGGTCGCGGTGCTGAGGAAGATTCTTGAAGGACAGCCCGAGGGGGAAGCTCTGGAAGCCCGGCAGCAGCGGCGCGTGGTATTGCAGGAGCTGTATCGTGAACTCGACCGGGCGGGTGATGACGAAGGCGCGCTCGTGGTGCTCGCCCAGATGGATCGCAACTCCTGGAACACCCCGTGGCGCGTGGAGGAGGAGGAGTTTGTGGCGATTCGCGAGGCGCGCATCAAGCTGCGCAAGCGCCACATGGAAGCGGCTTGGGCGCAGATGCTGGAGACGCTGGAGAAACGTCGCGAGCGCCAGGATGAAGCGGGTCTGCTGGAACTGCTCGAGGAAATGATTCCCGTGGCCATTCTGCAGAAGGACGGGGTCTCCACGGAGCAATTCATGGAGGAGCGCATGGGCCTGCTGCGCAAGCAGGAAGCGGGTGCAGGTCCTCTGCAGGCGACGCTGCTGGAGCATGCAGGGTTGTGGCTCTTCAGCGGGGACAGCCAGCGGGCGCTGGAGGCCATTCAGGCGAGCCAGGCGCTTGGTCCCGTGGCGCAGTCGACCACGACTCCGCAGACGCGCGCCATCCTCGCGAGCGGGGCGATGCTGGAGATGTTCACGCTCGCGCAGCGGAAGGACATGACGGGTGCCAGGGCGGCGTGTGAGAACCTCGTGCGCTACACGGCAGGAACGCCGCATGAGCAGATGGTGAAGGAATTCCAGGCAAAGCTGGCGACGACCCCGGATGCGATGGAGCCCTTCCAGAATGTGGCGCTGCTCGCGGTGCTGCATGATCGTGCGGCTGCCGGCCGGCGGCTGCTGGAGTGTGCCGTGGCCTTGTGTGAAGAGCGGCATGGCAGCACTGCGGCGGCGAGCATCCTGCTGCGCGAACAGCTTGGCCAGCTCTGCCTGCGTCTGGGCGAGCATGGCGCGGCAATTGCGCACTATGAGATCGCGTGGTCCTCGCTGAAGGACAGCGCAGCCATGGCCGTGCAGGCGCGCAAGGGCGTGGTGTTGCAGAACCTGATCACGCTGCGTGCACGCAGTGGCGACTGGCCTTCGGCGGAGAAACACGCGCGGGAGATGCTGGACCTCATCACGGCGGTGGCTGGTGCGCAGGTGGTGGGTACGAGCCAGCTTCACCTCCAGCTCGCGGAGTGCGCGGGGAGGCGGGGCGATCGCGAGGTGGCGGCCACGCGCATGCTGGAGGCCCTGCGTGTGCTGGAGCTGGGCATGGCGGATGTGATGCACTCCGGCACGGAGCAGGAGGTGCTGCACTACGCCGCGCAACGCCGGTCTGCCTTCGACCTCGTGGCCAGGTATGGCAGCGCCGAGGCGATTGCCGGGGCACTGGTGCGGCAGAAGGGTGTGCTGCTGGACTCACTCCTGCAGGACAGCCAGATGGCTCCGGCCAGCGGTGACCTCTCCGCGCAGCCGCTGCTGGGGCGCGTGGAGGTTGCCCGTTCCGCCCTGAGCACGATGGCGCGCAATGCGGCGGCCATCACCCTGGAAACGCCGTACGCGGATGCACAAGCCCTCTTGCAGGACCTGGAGAAGCGGCGTGAGGACATGGCAGATGCAGAGTCCTCCTTCATGACGCTGCTGGGGGGCACGAATTGGAAGCGGCGCGCGCTGAGCACTTCACTTGCGGATGTGCGTGAGGGCATGCCTGAGGGGGCGGTGTTGCTGGACTTCTACCGGCATCGTGAACCGGGTGGGCTGGAGTACTTCAGCGTCTCCATACTGCCGAAGAAAGGCGTGGTGAAACAGGTGCGCCTTGCTGAAGCGGGACTGGTTGAAGAGCTCATCAGGCTGTATCATCAAGTGATACAACATCACACCAATGAAGCCACCGCCGCACAGGTGCTCGCGGCGCTTGGGCAGGTGGTGGTGGGACAGGCCCTGGCCAACCTGGAGCATCCTCCCGCGATGCTCATCCTTTGTCCGGATGATGCGCTGCAGATGGTTTCCTTTCCCACCCTCCTGCTGGAGCCGGACGGGCGGTTCCTTTCGGAACTCATGCCGCTGCGCCAGGTCACCGCCGCGCGTGATCTCGCCCTGCTGCCGCCTGCGGGACCTCCGGCCACGCCGATAGAGGCCAGGGCTGGGACCAATGCGGATGCCGGGAGTCTGGAGAAAAAGCTGCGTGATGAGGTGAAAGCTTCGCCGGTGCTGCAGGTGCGTGCGCCGTTGTTTTTCCTGCCTTCAGCTTCGCAACGCGAGGAGGTCATGGGAGATGCCGGGCATGCCGGCAATCCTTCGTGGCGGTCCGGGCTTTTGTTGAGCAGCGCAGACGATACACTCACGGCCTGGAAGGAGAGCCTGCGGGTCGCTGCGTCTGCCGGTGAGTCAGATGCGAGCACCGAGCCTGAAGTGGAGGATGGCATCTTCGCGGCCTCGGAGATTGCGACGCTGGATCTTCGTAAAACGAAATTGGTGACCGTGCCTGCGTGTCTGTCCCGTGTGGATCTCCTGCAGCCGGAGTCCGGGGCGGATGACCTGCTGGCACTGCAACGCGCGTTCACGCTGGCTGGTGCTGAGCAATCGCTGCTGGCGCTCTGGCCGGTGGAGGACAAGGCCGCGACTGCTGAGTTCATGAGCGACCTCCAGAAGAAGCTGCAAGCCAGCGGAGTGATGGAGCAGGGGAGTGCTGGTGAGGTGGACGTGGCGGTACTGCTGCAGGAGGT
- a CDS encoding CCA tRNA nucleotidyltransferase gives MRNAAANVVSTLVKAGHEAVFAGGCVRDMLRGVDPKDYDVATSARPAQVQALFPHSIPVGAHFGVIIVRKGPHQIEVATFRRDGTYTDGRRPDSVEFTSAVEDAKRRDFTVNGLFYNPLTEEVLDYVGGRADLERKLLRAIGDARSRFREDHLRLLRAVRFATVLGYEIDADTWSAMRDLAPEVASVSAERIREELVKIFLHPNRVRGFDLLVDSGLMKAVLPEILALQGCEQPPQWHPEGDVFKHTRIMLGLLPAKVSLPLVLSVLLHDIAKPATYEVDETGRIRFNGHDKQGAEMTEEILRRLKFPNDVIHPTVEAVANHMMFKDVQKMRVSKLKRFMARPTYEDEMELHRVDCMSSNGLTENYDFLRAKEAEFAAELRPLVPAPLINGHEIMAMGVPAGPRVGELLRMVQDLQLEGSLKTAEEAREWIRAKTL, from the coding sequence ATGCGTAACGCCGCCGCCAATGTTGTGAGCACTCTGGTGAAGGCCGGTCACGAGGCCGTCTTCGCCGGAGGCTGCGTGCGTGACATGCTGCGTGGTGTGGACCCCAAGGACTACGACGTGGCCACCAGTGCGAGGCCGGCACAGGTGCAGGCGCTCTTTCCGCACTCCATTCCGGTGGGAGCACACTTCGGCGTCATCATTGTGCGCAAGGGACCGCATCAGATTGAAGTGGCCACGTTCCGCCGGGACGGCACGTACACGGATGGGCGCAGGCCGGACTCGGTGGAGTTCACCAGCGCCGTGGAGGACGCGAAGCGGCGCGACTTCACGGTGAATGGCCTCTTCTACAATCCTCTCACGGAGGAGGTGCTGGACTATGTGGGGGGGCGCGCAGATCTGGAGCGCAAGCTGCTGCGGGCCATCGGAGATGCGCGGTCGCGTTTCCGTGAGGATCATCTGCGGCTGCTGCGCGCGGTGCGGTTCGCCACGGTGCTGGGCTATGAGATCGATGCGGATACATGGTCTGCCATGCGGGATCTGGCTCCCGAGGTGGCCTCGGTGAGTGCGGAGCGCATCCGTGAGGAACTGGTGAAAATCTTCCTCCACCCGAATCGTGTACGCGGCTTCGACCTTCTCGTGGACAGTGGTCTGATGAAGGCGGTGCTGCCGGAAATCCTCGCGTTGCAAGGCTGTGAGCAGCCGCCGCAGTGGCATCCGGAGGGGGATGTCTTCAAGCACACGCGCATCATGCTGGGGCTGCTCCCGGCGAAGGTGTCCCTGCCGCTGGTGCTCTCCGTATTGCTCCATGACATTGCCAAGCCCGCGACGTATGAAGTCGATGAAACGGGACGCATCCGCTTCAACGGGCATGACAAGCAGGGCGCGGAGATGACAGAGGAGATCCTGCGGCGGCTGAAGTTCCCGAATGATGTGATCCATCCCACCGTGGAGGCTGTGGCGAATCACATGATGTTCAAGGACGTGCAGAAGATGCGCGTCAGCAAGCTGAAGCGGTTCATGGCGCGGCCCACGTACGAGGACGAGATGGAGCTGCATCGCGTGGACTGCATGAGCAGCAACGGGCTCACGGAGAACTACGACTTCCTCCGTGCGAAGGAGGCTGAGTTCGCCGCAGAGCTGAGGCCCCTGGTGCCAGCCCCTCTCATCAATGGCCACGAGATCATGGCCATGGGCGTGCCTGCCGGTCCGCGGGTGGGGGAATTGCTGCGCATGGTGCAGGATCTGCAACTGGAAGGCTCGCTGAAAACGGCGGAGGAAGCCCGGGAGTGGATTCGGGCAAAGACCTTGTAA
- a CDS encoding M15 family metallopeptidase translates to MMPRFIPQGLRSFCRTAVPLVLLALVSCAGSSTYTESKTQTLALARSRGLVEVTSVVPGIKYDLLYRKANNITRQRVYPEDMPCLLHHTTAAKLRVAQEILQRQGYGLKVWDAWRPPESHTVLHDHGGYTGMFTPPEYMWSRHCSGTAVDVTLVDAGGRELAMPTGFDEGGPDSYYTASNVSAEKRERRAILQMAMTSAGFSILNTEWWHFDDATYDSRGTLPVPPVVYAKAIGLNLPKVRPPKVKRQYVYPDGSTTTTTSATVPLPPNLGGTSYLPGADSGSGVTPTSEPAAVKKTPPPPVMLPTVPSIAPGVQ, encoded by the coding sequence ATGATGCCACGTTTTATCCCCCAAGGTCTGCGCTCCTTCTGTCGTACTGCCGTGCCGCTGGTGCTCCTCGCGCTCGTCTCCTGTGCGGGCAGCAGTACGTATACGGAGAGCAAGACGCAGACACTGGCGCTGGCGCGGAGCCGGGGACTGGTGGAGGTCACGAGCGTGGTCCCCGGCATCAAGTATGATCTGCTGTACCGCAAGGCGAACAACATCACACGCCAGCGGGTGTATCCGGAAGACATGCCGTGCCTGTTGCACCACACCACGGCGGCGAAGCTGCGCGTGGCGCAGGAGATTCTGCAGCGGCAGGGATATGGATTGAAGGTCTGGGATGCCTGGCGTCCGCCGGAGTCGCACACGGTCCTGCATGATCATGGCGGGTACACGGGCATGTTCACCCCGCCGGAGTACATGTGGTCGCGTCACTGCTCCGGCACGGCGGTGGATGTCACGCTGGTGGATGCGGGCGGTCGCGAGTTGGCGATGCCCACGGGGTTCGATGAAGGCGGACCTGACAGCTACTACACCGCCAGCAATGTTTCGGCTGAGAAGCGCGAGCGGCGCGCCATTCTGCAGATGGCCATGACCTCTGCGGGCTTCAGCATTCTGAATACGGAGTGGTGGCACTTCGACGACGCCACGTATGACTCACGCGGGACACTGCCCGTGCCACCCGTGGTGTACGCGAAGGCCATTGGCCTGAATCTTCCCAAGGTGAGGCCTCCCAAGGTGAAACGGCAGTACGTGTATCCCGACGGCAGCACGACGACCACGACCTCCGCCACGGTGCCGCTGCCACCCAATCTCGGAGGCACCAGTTACCTGCCGGGGGCAGATTCGGGAAGTGGAGTGACGCCGACGTCTGAGCCGGCGGCGGTCAAGAAGACGCCACCTCCACCGGTGATGCTGCCTACAGTGCCTTCGATTGCGCCGGGGGTACAGTAA